The Burkholderia cepacia genome includes a region encoding these proteins:
- the iolE gene encoding myo-inosose-2 dehydratase, with the protein MNPFEFRIGINPLSWMNDDLPSLGGETPLAVALTEGRDIGYEGFELGNKFPREPQALKALLGEYGLSLVSGWYSGRLAQRSVDDEIAAVDPHLDLLAQNGATVMVYGEVADTIQGAPVPLYQRPRFTTDAQWDGYAERLDAFARYTLSRGVRVAYHHHMGAYVESPDDVDRLMAATSDAVGLLFDAGHITFAGGNPAEVLKRHIARVCHVHCKDVRPAVIRLARNRNWSFLDAVINGAFTVPGDGAIDFATLIDLLKRHGYRGWLVVEAEQDPAVAPSYAYAKKGYDSLRALVDAPLDSHTEAA; encoded by the coding sequence ATGAATCCATTCGAATTCCGCATCGGTATCAATCCCCTGTCGTGGATGAACGACGACCTGCCGTCGCTCGGCGGCGAGACGCCGCTCGCGGTCGCGCTGACCGAAGGCCGCGACATCGGCTACGAAGGCTTCGAGCTCGGCAACAAGTTCCCGCGCGAGCCGCAGGCGCTCAAGGCGCTGCTCGGCGAATACGGCCTGTCGCTCGTGTCCGGCTGGTACTCGGGCCGCCTCGCGCAGCGCAGCGTCGACGACGAAATCGCCGCGGTCGATCCGCATCTCGACCTGCTCGCGCAGAACGGCGCGACCGTGATGGTCTACGGCGAAGTCGCCGACACGATCCAGGGCGCGCCCGTGCCGCTGTATCAGCGGCCGCGCTTCACGACCGACGCGCAATGGGACGGCTACGCGGAGCGGCTCGACGCGTTCGCGCGCTACACGCTGAGCCGCGGCGTGCGCGTCGCGTATCACCATCACATGGGCGCGTACGTCGAGTCGCCCGACGACGTCGACCGGCTGATGGCCGCGACGAGCGACGCGGTCGGCCTGCTGTTCGACGCGGGCCACATCACGTTCGCGGGCGGCAATCCGGCCGAGGTGCTGAAGCGCCACATCGCGCGCGTGTGCCACGTGCATTGCAAGGACGTGCGGCCGGCCGTGATCCGGCTCGCGCGCAACCGCAACTGGAGCTTTCTCGACGCGGTGATCAACGGCGCGTTCACGGTGCCGGGCGACGGCGCAATCGACTTCGCGACGCTGATCGACCTGCTGAAGCGGCACGGCTATCGCGGCTGGCTCGTCGTCGAGGCCGAGCAGGATCCGGCCGTCGCGCCGAGCTATGCGTATGCGAAGAAGGGCTACGACTCGCTGCGCGCGCTCGTCGACGCGCCGCTCGATTCGCACACGGAGGCGGCATGA
- the iolB gene encoding 5-deoxy-glucuronate isomerase → MSLLVKGAQDGPTIARVTPESAHWRHVGFTAYRLVAGESVELHEAARETCIVVLTGSVDITAEDGTRWTDLGSRDSVFDGVAPYALYLPPGVRVTVAASRAAELGVATAPATGKYPARVIKPSQMKRSVRGAGANTRYVCDILPQTEPAEALLVVEVRTPSGHSSSYPPHKHDTDNVPFESSLEETYYHRVHPPQGFAFQRVYTDERDLDESMAACDHDVVLVPRGYHPVVVPYGYESYYLNVMAGPSRAWAFKNDPAHEWMLEQK, encoded by the coding sequence ATGAGCCTGCTGGTCAAAGGCGCACAGGACGGACCGACGATCGCGCGCGTCACGCCGGAATCCGCGCATTGGCGGCATGTCGGCTTCACCGCGTATCGGCTCGTGGCCGGCGAATCGGTCGAATTGCACGAAGCCGCGCGCGAGACGTGCATCGTCGTGCTGACCGGCAGCGTCGACATCACCGCGGAAGACGGCACGCGCTGGACCGATCTCGGCTCGCGCGACAGCGTGTTCGACGGCGTCGCGCCGTATGCGCTGTATCTGCCGCCGGGCGTGCGCGTCACGGTCGCGGCGTCGCGCGCGGCCGAGCTCGGCGTCGCGACCGCGCCCGCGACCGGGAAATATCCGGCGCGCGTGATCAAGCCGTCGCAGATGAAGCGCTCGGTGCGCGGCGCGGGCGCGAATACGCGCTACGTCTGCGACATCCTTCCGCAGACGGAGCCCGCCGAAGCGCTGCTCGTCGTCGAGGTGCGCACGCCGTCCGGGCATTCGTCGAGCTATCCGCCGCACAAGCACGACACCGACAACGTGCCGTTCGAGAGCTCGCTCGAGGAAACCTACTATCACCGCGTGCATCCGCCGCAGGGTTTCGCGTTCCAGCGCGTGTACACCGACGAACGCGACCTCGACGAATCGATGGCCGCGTGCGACCACGACGTCGTGCTGGTGCCGCGCGGCTATCACCCGGTCGTCGTGCCCTACGGCTACGAGTCGTATTACCTGAACGTGATGGCCGGGCCGAGCCGCGCGTGGGCGTTCAAGAACGACCCCGCGCACGAATGGATGCTCGAGCAGAAGTAG